From a single Lolium rigidum isolate FL_2022 chromosome 7, APGP_CSIRO_Lrig_0.1, whole genome shotgun sequence genomic region:
- the LOC124677888 gene encoding uncharacterized protein LOC124677888, which translates to MQTAASWSKRLRGHLCAAASFHSTPVSPAKWKSKWDCKHEHGERKLSKKYERYVVRQKRAEGKKALKDYLLYGKSTPHVQNDSVGSFANSHNLPRFKTFRKRPQDHSSTKSGQGVHHQRKNKKDKAKFYNFFYETRYVNPENIFETMFGEERGFTWSNMSWEGFHFKDSSSGFRRTGESRRQRVVESDSEDESDDDMGETTGIGSHAHRVTLGLPACGPLTLDDVKTAFRASALRWHPDKHPGSSQAVAEEKFKHCVNAYNSLCTVLKAA; encoded by the exons ATGCAGACCGCCGCGTCGTGGAGCAAGAGGCTGCGAGGCCACCTCTGCGCCGCGGCTTCGTTCCACTCCACGCCCGTCTCGCCCGCAAAGTGGAAATCCAAGTGGGATTGCAAG CATGAGCATGGAGAACGGAAGCTGTCCAAG AAATATGAGAGATATGTTGTtcgccaaaaacgagcagaaggaAAGAAGGCCCTGAAAGATTACCTTCTCTATGGAAAGTCAACACCTCATGTACAG AATGATAGTGTGGGCAGCTTTGCCAATTCACACAATCTTCCACGATTCAAAACCTTCAGAAAAAGACCTCAGGATCACAGTTCAACAAAGTCTGGACAAGGAGTGCACCATCAAAGAAAGA ACAAAAAGGACAAGGCGAAATTCTACAATTTTTTCTACGAGACCCGTTACGTGAACCCCGAAAACATTTTTGAAACCATGTTTGGTGAGGAGCGCGGCTTTACTTGGTCCAATATGTCATGGGAGGGTTTTCACTTCAAAGACTCATCGTCTGGATTTAGACGGACCGGTGAATCACGAAGACAAAGAGTTGTAGAAAGCGATAGCGAAGACGAAAGCGACGATGACATGGGTGAAACAACCGGCATCGGCTCACATGCGCACAGGGTCACCCTTGGATTACCAGCATGTGGTCCACTAACCCTAGATGATGTCAAAACAGC CTTCCGCGCATCTGCTCTGAGGTGGCACCCCGACAAACACCCGGGCTCTTCACAG gccgttgccgaggagaagtTTAAGCACTGTGTCAACGCATACAACTCTCTCTGCACAGTCCTCAAGGCCGCCTAA
- the LOC124670986 gene encoding uncharacterized protein LOC124670986, whose protein sequence is MDRQGQHHRLVTGMREAPATGEAPPSYIGAGGVDLVSRDAAAQALGAVVQLHFDKTVEKKRGADAQKQELWRLYLAFLLVLSMLLSGVATSPPGRLQCRHLWAPAGLLSLAHLAFYAAVAHHLRCLNGFRYQRRCHKLTLALAADRLRMLKSAGEVVAAADVEVPYQEPHQGYLGKFRRSWAVHFAFLIATFAFSVAAAVAILCF, encoded by the coding sequence ATGGATCGGCAGGGGCAGCACCACCGGCTGGTGACCGGAAtgcgggaggcgccggcgacggGGGAAGCGCCGCCGTCCTACATCGGCGCCGGCGGCGTGGACTTGGTGTCCCGCGACGCGGCGGCGCAGGCCCTGGGCGCGGTGGTCCAGCTGCACTTCGACAAGACCGTGGAGAAGAAGCGCGGCGCGGACGCGCAGAAGCAGGAGCTGTGGCGCCTCTACCTGGCCTTCCTGCTCGTGCTCTCCATGCTGCTCTCCGGCGTGGCCACCTCGCCCCCCGGCCGGCTCCAGTGCCGCCACCTCTGGGCGCCCGCGGGGCTGCTCTCCCTGGCGCACCTCGCCTTCTACGCCGCCGTCGCGCACCACCTCCGCTGCCTCAACGGCTTTCGCTACCAGCGCCGCTGCCACAAGCTCACGCTCGCCCTGGCCGCCGACCGCCTGCGGATGCTCAAGTCGGCCggggaggtggtggcggcggccgacgtgGAGGTGCCCTACCAGGAGCCGCATCAGGGGTACCTCGGCAAGTTCAGGCGCAGCTGGGCCGTCCACTTCGCCTTCCTCATCGCCACTTTTGCATTCTCCGTCGCCGCCGCAGTCGCCATCCTCTGCTTCTAG